In Tessaracoccus sp. MC1865, the DNA window GCGCTGATGTCGGCCGCCGGCCTGTCCCTGGTGACGCACTCCGACAAGTGGGTCAACCACCGCCTGGCGCTGCCGAACAAGCTGTTCCACGCCGTCAGCCTCGGGTTGCCGGTGGTGGCCACCGACATCGGTGAGCTGGCCAAGGTGGTGCGCGAGCACGACCTCGGCACCCTCTACACACCAGGCGACCCCGACGACCTGGCGCGCGCTATCAGGGAGGCCGTTGCTGATTTCCCGCGCTACGTGTGTAATGTCGAGGCGGCACGTCCCGCCTTGTGCTGGGATGCCGACGCCGCCCGCCTGCGGGCCGTCTACGAGAAGCTGGCATCCGCGCACGCGGATCACCGGGGAGAAGGTTAAGTGGCCAACACTGCTGAGACGTCCACACGGCGCGTCTATACACCGCACAAAGCGGGCATCCCCAACCTCCGGGTGTACTTCACGGAATTGTGGCACCGCCTCGATTTCGCGAAGGAGATGAGTGACACCAACATCCGGGCCGGGAACACCAACACGTTCCTCGGCCAGGCCTGGCTGGTGCTCAACCCGCTCCTTCTCGCGGCTGTCTACTTCCTCCTGGTGATGATCATCGGCGGCGGCAGCCAGTTGGACGCCAACGGCGTCCCGCGGGCCGACTTCCCGCAGATCGCCGGCGGCCTCTTCCTCTTCTTCCTCATCTCCGGGATCGTGCAGGCCTGCGCCACCTCGGTGACCAACGCCGGCTCGCTCATCCTCAACATGAACTTCCCGAAGCAGCTGCTGATCTTCGCCAACACCTACCTGGCGCTGCGCCGGTTCGTGCCGACGATGATCGTCTACGCCGTGATCCACGTCGTCTTCGGCAAACCCATCGCCTGGACCCTGCTGTGGGTCCCCCTCGTGGTGTTGCTCGCAGCGCTCATCGGCATGGGGCTCGGCTCTATCGTGGCCACCTGGCACGTCTACTTCCGCGACACCGCGAACTTCCTGCCGTACATCATCCGCATCTGGCTGTACGCCTCGCCAGTGCTGTACACGGGCGAGCAGTTCCTCACCAACCCCATCGGGAAGCGCACGGGCGAGTGGATCCTGTTCAACCCGGTGTTCGGCATCCTCGGCATGTGGAGCGACGCGCTGCACGGCCACAACCCGCCGTGGTACTACGTGGCCACGGCCGTCGCCTGGGCGCTGGCCCTCAGCATCGGCGGCATCCTGTACTTCATCTCGAGGGAGCGTGATTTCGCTGTCCGCCTCTGACGAATCCCAGTACCTGGAGCGCCAGCCCGGTGCACCCGAGCCGGAGGTCCATTCCTCCGTCGCGCCCCCCACGTCCGACGACGGCGCCGCCATCGTCATCGACGACCTGCACATCACCTACAAGGTGTTCATGGAGCGCAAGAACACGCTCAAGAACGCCATGGTGAAGCGGCTGCGTGGCCAGCAGGTCAACTTCCGCGAGGTCCGCGCCCTGCGGGGCGTGACGTTCAACGTGCCGAAGGGCCAGTGCACCGGCGTCATCGGCGCCAACGGCGCGGGCAAGTCCACCCTCATGCGTGCCGTGGCGGGCATCCTGCCGCCGTCGCAGGGCCGCATCGAGATCGACGGCAAGGTCTCCACGCTGCTCGCGCTCGGCGTCGGCTTCAACTCGGCCCTGACCGGCCGCGAGAACGTCGTGCTCGGCGGCCTGGCGGCGGGACTGACGCGCCAACAGGTCACGGAGCGCTTCGACGAAATCGCGGACTTCGCCGACCTGGGCGACTTCATCGACATGCCGATGCGCACCTACTCCTCGGGCATGTTCTCCCGGTTGGCGTTCTCCGTCGCCGTGCACATGGACCCGGACATCCTGATCATCGACGAGGCGCTCTCGGCCGGCGACGCGAAGTTCAAGGACCGCGCCAACAAGAAGATGTCCGAGCTCATGGACCACGCCGGCACGATGCTGCTGGTGTCGCACGCGCTGGGCACCATCCAGGAACTCTCTGACGAGGTGGTCTGGCTGCACAAGGGCAAGCTCATCCGCCGGGGCGACCCGAAGGAAGTGTGCCAGGCCTATCTGGACTTCCTGAAGGTCGGCGACGACTCCATCGTCATGGAGGACTTCTGACCCCCAGAGTGGCGATCGTCACGACGGGGCACGACGTCGCCGACGCCCGCCTGCACCGCACCGTGGCAGCGCTGCAACGCGCCGGCTGCCGGGTGCGCGTGCGCGGGCTGTCCTCCACAGGGGCAGGCGCCCGGCCAACGGGGAAGGTGCAGCGCGGCCTCCGCGCTCTGCTGTGGCCCTGGCAGGCCCGCTGCGACGTGCTGGTCACCATCGACCCCGACACCGCGCTCTCAGCCTGGGTGTCGTCGCGGGTGCTGCGACGTGCCTGGGTGGCCGACGTGCACGAGGATTATCGCGAGCTGCTGCGCGACAGGGCCTGGGTACCCAAGCCGCTGCTCGCCGTGCTGCGCGGCGCCGTGTCCCTCCTCAACCGGATCATCACCCGCGCAGACCTGGTGCTGGTGGCCGACGACCACGTGCCGCCGCGCCACGCTCCCCGCCGTTTCGTGATGCGCAACGTGCCCGACGTGACGTTGCTGCCCCCGATGCCGTCGGCTCCCGGTGACAGCGCCCGGGGCTACCGCAGGGCGGTCTACATCGGCGACAACCGCACCACCAGGGGCCTCCGCGACATGGTCGAGGCGGTCGCGGCCACCGTCGACGACCCGACGCCCTGGCACCTCGACCTCGTCGGCCCCGTCGCCGCGGCGGACCGCGCCTGGCTCGACGAGCGGCTCACCCGCCGGGATGCGCGCACCGTCACCTGGCACGACCGGCAACCCCCTGCGGAATCCTGGCGCATCGCCGCCGGCGCCGACGTCGGCCTGTGCCTCCTCGCCGACACCCCGGCCTTCCGCGACGCCATGCCGTCGAAAGTGTACGAGTACCTCGCCATGGGCATGCCCACGGTCGCCACGCCGCTGCCCCGCGTGCGGGAACTGGTGGAGGGGACCGGCGCCGGAGTGATCGTCGACGGCGTGCCCGCCGCCGTCGCGGCCCTCCGCAGGTTCGCCGCCGAGGCCGACCACCGGGCGGCGCTCGTCGCGAACGCCCGCGCCGCGGGCGAGGAACTCCGCCAGCGGCCCAGCCCGTACGACGAGGCGGCGGTCCGCATCGGCAAGCTCGCGGGCATACTGACGCCATGACCCGGCCACGTTTCCCCAGGTTCGTCTACGACACCGGCCAGGAGCCGGACGCGCGGTTCACGCTGGCCAACGAACGCACCTTCCTCGCCTGGATCCGCACCTCCCTCGCCCTTCTGGCGGCTGGCATCGCGCTGGAGGTGCTGGGGCCGGATATCCACAGCGGCTTCCGCATGGCGGCCTCCATCGTGCTGCTCGTCGCCGGCACGGCCGGCGCACCGATGGCCTGGTGGAGCTGGGCGCGCTACGAGAAGGCCCTCCGCAGTGCGCAGCCGTTGCCGACGGCGTTCTTCGCCCTGCCTGTGGCCATCATCGTCGCGCTGGTGGGTGTCCTGATCCTGGCCGGCCTCCTCCTGGCATGAGCGTCTACGACCCCGGTCTCCAGCCGGAACGCACCGGCTTGGCGTGGCAGCGGACGTCCCTGGCCCTCGGCCTCGGCGCCCTGGTCTACGCCCGCATCGCGGCCCAGACGGTGGGCGTATGGGCGTGGCTGTTGGGCGGGGCCGGCATCCTCACCGCACTGGCGCTCGGGGCGGCCTCGCGTCGGCGGTACCGGTACACCCACCGGTCGCTCACCTCCGGCGTGGTGAAGCTGCCCGACGGGGTCCTGCCGGCCGCGCTGGCCCTCGCCGTCGCCACTGGGGGTCTCATCGTGCTCGCGTTGACCCTCGTCGGCCCGGCGGCCCGCTAGTGGCGCGCCGGGGCCGCGGCCCACTGGGCGCGGCCCGATGTCCGGCCCGGACGCGCATTCTGTATGCTCGCTTGCAGCGATATTCGAAGGGACCCAAGCATGGTTCGCATTGTTGATTCGGCGGACGTCTCACCCGACGCCACCATCGGAGAAGGCTCCTCCATCTGGCACCTGGCCCAGGTGCGTGAGAAGGCCGTCCTCGGTGAGAACTGCATCGTCGGACGCGGCGCCTACGTCGGCACCGGCGTGCAGATGGGTGACAACTGCAAGCTTCAGAACTACGCCCTGGTCTACGAGCCGGCCGTGCTGGAGGACGGGGTCTTCGTCGGTCCCGCGGTCGTGTTCACCAACGACTACTACCCGCGCGCCATCGACCCCGAAGGCAAGCTCAAGCGCGGCGACGACTGGGAGCCGGTGGGCGTGACCTGCAGGCAGGGCTCCTCCATCGGGGCGCGCGCGGTGTGCGTCGCGCCCGTCACCATCGGCCGCTGGGCCATGGTTGCGGCCGGTGCCGTCGTCGTGAAGGACGTACCGGATTTCGCGCTCGTGGCCGGTGTCCCGGCCCGGCGTATCCGCTGGGTGGGCCGCGCCGGCGTGCCGCTCGAGCAGGGTGACACCGAAGGCCTGTGGGTGTGCCCCCAGACCGGCGACAAATATCAAGAACAAGACGACAACACTCTCGTGGAGGTTTCTCAGTGAACGACTTCATCCCACCGGCCAAGCCGATCATCGGCGATGAGGAGCGCGAGGCGGTCGACCGCGTGCTGCGCTCGGGCATGCTCGCCCAGGGCCCTGAGGTCAAGGCCTTCGAGGAGGAGTTCTCGGCCCACTTCGGTCTGGGCCGTGCCTGTGTGGCGGTCAACTCCGGCACGTCGGGTCTGCACCTGGGCCTGCTGAGCTCCGGCATCGGCCCCGGCGACGAGGTCATCGTCCCGTCGTTCACCTTCGCCGCGACGGCCAACTCGGTCGCGCTGACCGGCGCCACCCCGGTGTTCGCCGACATCGCGCTGGATGATTTCACGCTGGACCCCGCGTCGGTGGAGGCCTCCATCACGGAGCGCACCAAGGCGATCATGCCGGTGCACCTCTACGGTCACCCCGCGAAGATGGTCGAACTGCAGGCCATCGCCGACAATCACGGCCTGATGCTGTTCGAGGATGCCGCGCAGGCGCACGGCGCCTCGCTCAACGGCACGCCGGTGGGTGCGTTCGGCACGTTCGGCATGTTCTCGCTGTACCCCACCAAGAACATGACCTCCGGTGAGGGTGGCATGGTTTCGGCGGCCAACGACGAGATTGAGCGCAACCTGCGTCTCTACCGCAACCAGGGCATGCTGCAGCAGTACCACAACGAGGTTGTGGGCCTGAACAACCGCATGACCGACAT includes these proteins:
- a CDS encoding ABC transporter permease; the encoded protein is MANTAETSTRRVYTPHKAGIPNLRVYFTELWHRLDFAKEMSDTNIRAGNTNTFLGQAWLVLNPLLLAAVYFLLVMIIGGGSQLDANGVPRADFPQIAGGLFLFFLISGIVQACATSVTNAGSLILNMNFPKQLLIFANTYLALRRFVPTMIVYAVIHVVFGKPIAWTLLWVPLVVLLAALIGMGLGSIVATWHVYFRDTANFLPYIIRIWLYASPVLYTGEQFLTNPIGKRTGEWILFNPVFGILGMWSDALHGHNPPWYYVATAVAWALALSIGGILYFISRERDFAVRL
- a CDS encoding ABC transporter ATP-binding protein, with the protein product MISLSASDESQYLERQPGAPEPEVHSSVAPPTSDDGAAIVIDDLHITYKVFMERKNTLKNAMVKRLRGQQVNFREVRALRGVTFNVPKGQCTGVIGANGAGKSTLMRAVAGILPPSQGRIEIDGKVSTLLALGVGFNSALTGRENVVLGGLAAGLTRQQVTERFDEIADFADLGDFIDMPMRTYSSGMFSRLAFSVAVHMDPDILIIDEALSAGDAKFKDRANKKMSELMDHAGTMLLVSHALGTIQELSDEVVWLHKGKLIRRGDPKEVCQAYLDFLKVGDDSIVMEDF
- a CDS encoding glycosyltransferase produces the protein MAIVTTGHDVADARLHRTVAALQRAGCRVRVRGLSSTGAGARPTGKVQRGLRALLWPWQARCDVLVTIDPDTALSAWVSSRVLRRAWVADVHEDYRELLRDRAWVPKPLLAVLRGAVSLLNRIITRADLVLVADDHVPPRHAPRRFVMRNVPDVTLLPPMPSAPGDSARGYRRAVYIGDNRTTRGLRDMVEAVAATVDDPTPWHLDLVGPVAAADRAWLDERLTRRDARTVTWHDRQPPAESWRIAAGADVGLCLLADTPAFRDAMPSKVYEYLAMGMPTVATPLPRVRELVEGTGAGVIVDGVPAAVAALRRFAAEADHRAALVANARAAGEELRQRPSPYDEAAVRIGKLAGILTP
- a CDS encoding YidH family protein; its protein translation is MTRPRFPRFVYDTGQEPDARFTLANERTFLAWIRTSLALLAAGIALEVLGPDIHSGFRMAASIVLLVAGTAGAPMAWWSWARYEKALRSAQPLPTAFFALPVAIIVALVGVLILAGLLLA
- a CDS encoding DUF202 domain-containing protein — its product is MSVYDPGLQPERTGLAWQRTSLALGLGALVYARIAAQTVGVWAWLLGGAGILTALALGAASRRRYRYTHRSLTSGVVKLPDGVLPAALALAVATGGLIVLALTLVGPAAR
- a CDS encoding N-acetyltransferase, with the translated sequence MVRIVDSADVSPDATIGEGSSIWHLAQVREKAVLGENCIVGRGAYVGTGVQMGDNCKLQNYALVYEPAVLEDGVFVGPAVVFTNDYYPRAIDPEGKLKRGDDWEPVGVTCRQGSSIGARAVCVAPVTIGRWAMVAAGAVVVKDVPDFALVAGVPARRIRWVGRAGVPLEQGDTEGLWVCPQTGDKYQEQDDNTLVEVSQ
- a CDS encoding DegT/DnrJ/EryC1/StrS aminotransferase family protein, with product MNDFIPPAKPIIGDEEREAVDRVLRSGMLAQGPEVKAFEEEFSAHFGLGRACVAVNSGTSGLHLGLLSSGIGPGDEVIVPSFTFAATANSVALTGATPVFADIALDDFTLDPASVEASITERTKAIMPVHLYGHPAKMVELQAIADNHGLMLFEDAAQAHGASLNGTPVGAFGTFGMFSLYPTKNMTSGEGGMVSAANDEIERNLRLYRNQGMLQQYHNEVVGLNNRMTDIHAAIGRVQLTKVGAWTEQRQTNAAFLSSNLEGVVVPPVLEGAVHVYHQYTVRVAEGRDELAKALKDEYNVGSGMFYPVPNHRLKPFQADVELPNTEQAAVECLSLPVHPSLSQEDLERIVTAVNTLAKAGA